One Betaproteobacteria bacterium genomic window carries:
- a CDS encoding DUF1924 domain-containing protein, whose protein sequence is MLRSVVVASIVLGCGHLIAGTARAETPQQVLAGYAAQERAKDPSFAGFSAERGEAFYLEPHKVKGATGLWSCSSCHLKDARYSVLAHQTDIPCRTCHVINDWEHPDPKHAKKRHIEPFAPSANPKRLSDPRYVETFLRLNCLLLLERECTTLEKGDVLTYLMAFEGGNKGDLINVASRSAKRAAVPQ, encoded by the coding sequence ATGCTGAGAAGCGTGGTAGTCGCGTCGATCGTATTGGGGTGTGGTCATCTCATTGCGGGCACTGCGCGGGCAGAAACGCCGCAGCAGGTTCTGGCTGGGTACGCGGCGCAAGAGCGCGCGAAAGACCCATCGTTCGCCGGATTCTCCGCCGAACGCGGCGAGGCGTTCTATCTCGAACCGCATAAGGTCAAAGGCGCCACTGGCCTGTGGAGCTGCTCGTCGTGCCATTTGAAGGACGCGCGCTACTCGGTGCTTGCGCATCAAACGGACATCCCCTGTCGCACCTGTCATGTCATCAACGATTGGGAGCACCCCGATCCCAAGCATGCCAAGAAGCGCCACATAGAGCCTTTCGCCCCCTCCGCGAATCCGAAGCGTCTCAGCGATCCGCGATACGTCGAAACCTTCCTGAGGCTGAACTGCCTGCTCCTGCTGGAGCGCGAATGCACGACGCTCGAGAAAGGCGACGTGCTCACCTACCTGATGGCATTCGAAGGTGGCAACAAGGGCGACCTGATCAACGTCGCGAGTAGATCGGCGAAACGCGCTGCCGTACCGCAATGA
- a CDS encoding DUF4405 domain-containing protein, with amino-acid sequence MRLSRGHRHWVYWSGAALFATGALWLVYRYFMREHGEYGEPPHPMEEWWLRLHGTAAVLMLIIAGSLLPIHVRVGWHQRKNLLAGCVVVAIMVLLIISGYVLYYSDEQTRPVVSMVHWIIGLGAPVALIWHIVTGRGTRSTSDDLVGPR; translated from the coding sequence ATGCGACTCTCCCGAGGTCATCGCCACTGGGTCTACTGGAGCGGCGCCGCGCTGTTTGCTACCGGGGCGCTGTGGCTGGTGTACCGCTATTTCATGCGGGAGCATGGGGAGTACGGCGAACCTCCGCATCCGATGGAGGAGTGGTGGCTGCGCCTGCACGGCACCGCCGCGGTGCTCATGCTCATCATCGCCGGATCCCTGCTGCCGATTCACGTGCGCGTCGGCTGGCATCAACGCAAGAATCTGCTGGCGGGCTGCGTCGTCGTCGCGATCATGGTGCTGCTGATTATTTCAGGGTATGTGCTGTACTACAGCGACGAGCAAACCCGGCCTGTCGTCAGCATGGTGCATTGGATCATCGGCCTCGGTGCACCGGTCGCGCTGATCTGGCACATCGTGACAGGACGGGGCACGCGCTCGACGAGCGACGATTTGGTCGGACCACGCTAA